Part of the Sandaracinaceae bacterium genome is shown below.
GCCGCCGCCGTCGCTTCCGCGCCCGATCCGGTTCCCGCGCCCGTTCCCGTTCCCGTTCCCGTTCCCGTTCCCGTTCCCGCTCCCGCTCCCGCTCCCGCTCCCGCTCCCGCTCCCGCTCCCGTTCCCGATTCCGTTCCCGTTCCCGTTCCCGTTCCCGTTCCCGCTCCCGACCCCGTTCCCGAATCCGTTCCCGTTCCCGGTCCCGATTCCGTTCCCGATCCGTCCTCGCTCTCCGCCGGCAGATCCTCACCACGCCCGACGACGACCACGGACGCCGCCGCCTTCGCCGACGCCATCTCCGCCGAGTCTGGCAAGCCCTCCTCTCCGAGCACGCCCGTCACCACCGCGCTCGGGTGCAAGTACACCTGACTCTTGCGGTACCAGGCGAGCAGGCGCATCACGAAGATCTTGGCCACCGCCGCGGCAGGCACGGACAGGAGCACGCCGAGGAAGCCGAAGAGCTCGCCGCCGACCATCAAGGCGATCAGGACCCAGATCGCCGGCAGGCCGACCTTGTCGCCGACGATGCGCGGGGTGATCACGAAGCCCTCGAGCACCTGGATGATGGCGTACGCGACCACGACGCCGACGATCTGGCCCCAGCCCTGCCAGCTGAGCAGGCACATCAGGAGCGCGAGGATGAGCGCCGTCGCGCCGCCGACGTAGGGGATGAACGAGATCAGCCCGGCCACGATGCCGATGGGGATGGCCAGCCGGACACCGACCAGCGAATAGGCCACCGAGTAGAGCACCGCGAGCGCGAGCATCACGAGCAGCTGGCCGCGGATGAACTGGCCGAGCACCTCGTCGACCTCGGTCGCGACGTCCACGACGAACGGCCGGTAGCGGAGCGGGACGAGGTCGCGGATGCCCGCCGTCATCTCGTCGAAGTCGTGCAGGAGATAGAAGGCGATCACCGGCACGATCAGGAGGCTCGTGATCACCGCGAGCACCGACGCGGTCCGCCCCCAGATCCACCCCGCCGCCGTGCCCATCACGGTCGCCGCCCTGCCCGCGAGATCCGTCGGCGCGATCTCGCCCGCGTCGCTGCCCGTCTCGACCAGCTGCCGCAGGTCCTCGAACGAATGCGGGACGGGGATCCCGTAGCTCGTGAGCAAGGGCTCCGCGGCGCGGCGCAAGCCCTCCAGCTTCTCGGGGAGCTCGTGCGCGAAGGCCACGACCTCGCGCACCACCATCGGGACCAGGACCAGCGCGCCCACGACCATGGCCCCCAGGGTCAGCGCGAGCAGGACCACGATGCCGAGCGCGCGCGGCAGCCCGCGGGCCTCGAAGCGGTCGACGAGCGGGTCGAGGAGGTAGGCGATGAGGAAGGCGAAGAAGATGGGCGTGAGCACGCCGCGCAGGGCGTAGATGGCCAGGCCGAGCCCGACGATCCCGATCGACACGAGCAGCCAGCGCGGGAACCGAACCCCCTCCGAAGTCGCCACGGCCTCTTCTAACACGCGGCGCCCGTCGATCTTCACCCTTCGCCGCCGGCGCCGTACCAGGTACCCTCCGACGGCAAAAGTGCGGGGAACATGAAGCGCATCGATTTCTACGTTCAACACCTCGTCCGGCACAACGCGACCGGCGTCGTGCTCACCTCCGGGGAGCCCGTGCTCTTCCAGTTCCCCACCGGGGAGCGGAAGTCGAACACGCCGATCGAGCACGCGCAGGTCTCGCAGCTGGTGCAGGAGGCGGCGCCTTCGGCGGCCATCGAGTCGCTGCGCTCGAGCGGGCGAGGCGAGTTCGAGCACACGGCGAGCGGTGGCGTGACGGTCCGGGTCTCCCTCGAGGCGCGCGGGCCCCGGGAGTGGGTCGTGACCTTGAAGCCGCAGGGGGCCGGCGCCTCGCAGGGCCGCCCGGCCGCGGTGGGCATCGCCGCGCCGCAAGCCGAGGCCGCCGCCGTGCGCGCCGACGCCCAGCGCGCGCCCGAGCCCCCGCCGCGCCCCACGGTCGAGGCCGTCCCCGGCGAGCCGAAGATCAACCGCATGCTCCGTCTCATGGTCGAGCTCGAGGCGTCCGACCTCCACCTCTGCACCGGCGTGGTGCCGATGGTCCGGCTGCACGGCGAGATGCAGCCGCTCGAGGAGCGCGGGCCCTTCACGGCGGAGGAGCTCGAGGCGCTGCTCGGCGAGATCCTCCCGCCCCGGAACCGCGGCGAGTTCGACGGCACGAACGACACCGACTTCGCCCACACCATCCCCGAGCTGGCCCGCTTCCGCGCCAACTACTTTCGCGATCGTCGAGGCGTCGGCGGCGTCTTCCGGCAGATCCCGTTCGAGATCCTGCCGCCGGAGAAGCTCGGCATCCCGCCGCAGGTGCTCGACCTCTGCTACCTGACCAAGGGCCTCGTGCTCGTCACGGGCCCCACCGGCAGCGGCAAGTCGACGACCCTCGCCACGCTGATCGACGTCATCAACCAGAAGCGCGCCGATCACATCATCACGATCGAAGACCCGATCGAGTTCGTGCACCCCAACAAGCGCTGCCTCGTCAACCAGCGCGAGGTCGGCACGCACACGGACGGGTTCAAGAAGGCCCTGCGCGCCGCGCTGCGCGAGGACCCGGACATCGTGCTGGTCGGCGAGATGCGCGACCTCGAGACGATCGCGATCGCGATCGAGACCGCCGAGACGGGTCACCTGGTCTTCGGCACGCTCCACACCACGACCGCGCCCTCGACGGTCGACCGCATCATCGATCAGTTCCCCGCCGACCGGCAGGCGCAGATCCGCACGATGCTCAGCGAGTCGCTCAAGGGCGTCATCGCGCAGGTGCTCTGCAAGCGGAAGGGCGGCGGGCGCGTCGCCGCCTACGAGGTGCTCATCGCCAACGCCGCGGTGCAGAACCTCATCCGCGAAGGCAAGACCTACCAGCTCGTCAGCACGATGCAGACCGGCAAGAAGCAGGGCATGCAGACGATGAACGATCACCTCTTCCACCACGTGAAGAGTGGGCTGGTGGAGCCGCTCGAGGCGTACATGAAGTCGACCGACAAGAGCGGCTTCCGCGAGATGCTCACCCGCGAGGGGATCCAGCTGAAGCTGGAGTGAGCCCCGAAAAGGCCTCATGCTGATCGCGTGGGGTGAACGCGAAACAGAGGTGGCCGGACGAGGGGCGCCTCACCCGGCGTGAGCCCGTGGGCGACGAAGAGCTCGCGGCGCTCGGCGCGCTCATGCTCGGCGGCGTCGCGAGCGTGCCCGGCATGATCGCCGCCGGTCCCGTGGGCGCGCTGGTCGGCATCGCGGCCGCGGCGAGCGTCTTCGGCTACACGGAGCTGAAGCGCTGGCTTCACCGCGACGGAGCGCGCACGTTCGCGATGCGCCGACGCATCCGCGCCCTCGGTCACCCTTCCCCCATCGGTCGCGCCCGCCCCGGGCTCCGCCGCGTCGAGGGGCGCATCAAGATCCTCGAGCCCTGCGACCTCGACGGGCCGTGCGCCGGGTGGTGGGCGCGCCGCATCGAGACCGAGCGCCGCTTCGACGGGCTGAGCCGATCGGGGCGCCACGTGCACGTCTTCGAGGAGCGGCAGAGCTGCGGCAACCTCGCGATCGTCGACGAGACTGGCGTGGCCATCGTGGTCGGCTCGCGCGCCACCCTGTGGTGCGAGTCGGCCTTCGCGATCTTCGGTCCGGGCGGGGGTCTGCTGCGCCTCGACGAAGGAGACCACGTGGAGGTCGTCGGGCTCGCGCGCCGCGGGGAGAGCCAGCGGGTGAGCGGCGACGCGCCGAGCAGCTACCGCCACGCGGCGCGCTGCCTGCTCTTCGATCAGTCGCCCTTGGTGATCGTGCGAGAGCCGCGCCGCGTCGAGTGACGGCGGACGAGATCGCCGGCCTTCACGTCGGGCTTCTGGAGCATGCGAGGCTTGTTGCGCGGACCGCCCAGCTTCGGACCGAGGACCTTCCAGACGAGATAGACCAGCGCGAGGACCCAGACCGCGATGGCGGCGCCCACCTGCCAGCTCACGAGAGGCCAGCTCACGAGAAACCCAATAGCAAGCCGCCTTGATAGGTGATCAGCGCCCCGACGTACGCGAGCGCGGTCATGTAGACGACCATGAACAGCGGCCACTTCCAGGTGCCGCTCTCGCGCTTGATGACGGCCAGGGTGCTCATGCACTGGGCCGCCAGGACGAAGAACACCATGAGCGCGAACCCGCTCAGCGGGGTGAAGAGCAGGCTCCCGTCGTCGCGGCGCGCGTCCCGGAGCGCGTCGCGCAGAGGCACGCTCTCCTCGTCCTCTTCTTCGCCGATCCCCCAGACGATCCCGAGGGTGCTGACGAGCACCTCGCGCGCGGCGAAGGAGCCGATCAGCCCGACCCCGATCCGCCAGTCGAAGCCGAGCGGCGCGATCACCGGCTCGATGGCGTGCCCGAGCTTGCCCGCGGCGCTGTGCGGCAGCTGCGCTTCGGCCTCGCGCGCGTCGAGGGCCCCGAGCCGCTCCGCGAGCGCGTCGCCGGAGAGCGCCTCCGCCGCGTCCGCGCGGAGCCCGTCGAAGCGCGCGGTCACCGCGTCGTTGGTCGGATACGAGAGCAGCCCCCAGAGCACGATCGTGATCGCGAGGATGATGGTGCCCGCGTCGACGAGGAAGCTCTTCACGCGACGCCACACGGCGGAGGCCACGTTGCGGGCGCCCGGCACCCGATAGGGCGGCAGCTCCAGGACCAGGGCCGGGCGCGGGCCGCGCAGCACCGTGCGACGCATCACCGCGGCCGCGCCGAGGGTGGCCACGACGCTCAGCGCGTACATCGTGAAGAGCACGAGCGCGCCCATCGACAGGACGCCGAGCACGCGCTCCTCGGCGGGGAAGATCACCGCGATCACGAGCGCGTAGATGGGCAGGCGCGCGCTGCAGCTCATCAGCGGGAGCGCCAGCATGGTCACGAGCCGGTCACGACGGTTCTCGATGGTACGCGTCGCCATCACGGCCGGGACGGCGCAGGCGAAGCCGCTCAACAGGGGCACGAACGCCTTGCCGTGCAGCCCTACGCCGCTCATCACGCGATCGATGACGAACGCGACGCGCGCGAGGTAGCCGCTGTCCTCGAGCACCGCGATGAAGACGAAGAGGAGCGCGATCTGCGGGACGAAGACCACGACGTTGCCGACGCCCGCGATGACGCCGTCGACCAGGAGGTTCGTCAGGGGCCCGGCGGGGAGCGACGCGACGGTCAGCCCCTGAAGCCCGCCCACCGCGTCCTCGATGAGCCCGATCAGCGGATCCGACCACGCGAAGAGCGCCTCGAAGAGCACGAACATCACGGCCGCGAACACGAGGAAGCCGAGCACCGGGTGCGTCAACACGCTGTCGAGGCGGTCGGTCAGCGCCCGTCGCGCGCCGCCCACCGGGGCCTTCACGGCGCCCTGCACCCAGCGATCGATGCGGGCGTAGCGGGCCTCGATGAGCTCCCGGTCGAGGTCTCGCCCCGCCGCCTCGGCCCGCGCCCGGACCTGCTCGACGACCTCGCGGAGCTGCGGCGGGATCCCCTCCAGCTCGTCGCCGCCGAGCGAGAGCAGCGCCCAGGTGGCGCGCGCGCGGATCGCGGCGCTCCGCTCGTCCGGGTGAATCGCGCGGACGACCGCCTCGACCTCAGGCGCGTCGTCCGCCAGCGCGCCGTCGAGGGGCTCCGGGTCGCGCTCGGGCGGCGGCTGCTGTGCCAGCGCGGCGTCGACCGCCGCCGCGAGCGCGCCGAGCCCTTCGCGCCGGACGGCCGAGATCGACACCACCCTCGCCCCCGTGGCCTCCGCGAGGGCCGCCTCGTCGACGCTGATCCCGATCTTGCGCGCCTCGTCGATCATGTTGAGCGCGATGACGGTCGGCCGACCGGTCTCGACGATCTGGAGCGCGAGGTAGAGGTGCCGCTCGAGCGCGGTCGCGTCCGCGACGACGATCACCGCGTCCGGCGCGTGCTCGTCCGGCGGGAGGATGGCGTCGACCGCGACCTGCTCCTCGGGCGAGCGCGCGCTGAGGCTGTAGGTGCCGGGCACGTCGACGAGTTGCACCGCGCGCTCCGCGGCCTTCCACGGGCCCGTGCGCCGGTCGATCGTGATCCCCGGGTAGTTCCCCGTTCGGGCGCGCGCCCCCGTGAGCGCGTTGAAGAGCGTCGTCTTGCCCGCGTTCGGGTTGCCCGCGAGGGCGACGATGGGCACGCCGCGGGCCGCGGTCGGGAGGACCGGCGCGGCGCTCACGAGATGGCTTCCGCGGCGGCGACCGCGGCCGCCTCGCGGACATCGCCCAGCCTCACGCCCGCCGCCTCGCGCCGACGGATGCTCAACGAGTAGCCGCGGAGCCGGAGCTCGATCGGGTCGCCGAGGGGCGCCACCCGCACGACGCGGACGCGGGTGCCGGGCAAGAGCCCCATCTCCATCAGGCGACGCGCCACTCCGCGCGGGCACGCGACGTCGACCACGGTCGCTTCGGCGCCGACGGGAAGGTCGGCGAGGGTCGGGCCTTGGTCGTTCACGGCG
Proteins encoded:
- a CDS encoding AI-2E family transporter translates to MKIDGRRVLEEAVATSEGVRFPRWLLVSIGIVGLGLAIYALRGVLTPIFFAFLIAYLLDPLVDRFEARGLPRALGIVVLLALTLGAMVVGALVLVPMVVREVVAFAHELPEKLEGLRRAAEPLLTSYGIPVPHSFEDLRQLVETGSDAGEIAPTDLAGRAATVMGTAAGWIWGRTASVLAVITSLLIVPVIAFYLLHDFDEMTAGIRDLVPLRYRPFVVDVATEVDEVLGQFIRGQLLVMLALAVLYSVAYSLVGVRLAIPIGIVAGLISFIPYVGGATALILALLMCLLSWQGWGQIVGVVVAYAIIQVLEGFVITPRIVGDKVGLPAIWVLIALMVGGELFGFLGVLLSVPAAAVAKIFVMRLLAWYRKSQVYLHPSAVVTGVLGEEGLPDSAEMASAKAAASVVVVGRGEDLPAESEDGSGTESGPGTGTDSGTGSGAGTGTGTGTGTESGTGAGAGAGAGAGAGAGTGTGTGTGTGTGAGTGSGAEATAAADAEADADADAEADAEADADAEAEAEAEADADAAADAEAAAEADADADAAAAAEAEAEAEADAEAEAGDLARPGAAASGSATLSEPLRHRSGPESSEDQSE
- a CDS encoding type IV pilus twitching motility protein PilT, encoding MKRIDFYVQHLVRHNATGVVLTSGEPVLFQFPTGERKSNTPIEHAQVSQLVQEAAPSAAIESLRSSGRGEFEHTASGGVTVRVSLEARGPREWVVTLKPQGAGASQGRPAAVGIAAPQAEAAAVRADAQRAPEPPPRPTVEAVPGEPKINRMLRLMVELEASDLHLCTGVVPMVRLHGEMQPLEERGPFTAEELEALLGEILPPRNRGEFDGTNDTDFAHTIPELARFRANYFRDRRGVGGVFRQIPFEILPPEKLGIPPQVLDLCYLTKGLVLVTGPTGSGKSTTLATLIDVINQKRADHIITIEDPIEFVHPNKRCLVNQREVGTHTDGFKKALRAALREDPDIVLVGEMRDLETIAIAIETAETGHLVFGTLHTTTAPSTVDRIIDQFPADRQAQIRTMLSESLKGVIAQVLCKRKGGGRVAAYEVLIANAAVQNLIREGKTYQLVSTMQTGKKQGMQTMNDHLFHHVKSGLVEPLEAYMKSTDKSGFREMLTREGIQLKLE
- the feoB gene encoding ferrous iron transport protein B; translation: MSAAPVLPTAARGVPIVALAGNPNAGKTTLFNALTGARARTGNYPGITIDRRTGPWKAAERAVQLVDVPGTYSLSARSPEEQVAVDAILPPDEHAPDAVIVVADATALERHLYLALQIVETGRPTVIALNMIDEARKIGISVDEAALAEATGARVVSISAVRREGLGALAAAVDAALAQQPPPERDPEPLDGALADDAPEVEAVVRAIHPDERSAAIRARATWALLSLGGDELEGIPPQLREVVEQVRARAEAAGRDLDRELIEARYARIDRWVQGAVKAPVGGARRALTDRLDSVLTHPVLGFLVFAAVMFVLFEALFAWSDPLIGLIEDAVGGLQGLTVASLPAGPLTNLLVDGVIAGVGNVVVFVPQIALLFVFIAVLEDSGYLARVAFVIDRVMSGVGLHGKAFVPLLSGFACAVPAVMATRTIENRRDRLVTMLALPLMSCSARLPIYALVIAVIFPAEERVLGVLSMGALVLFTMYALSVVATLGAAAVMRRTVLRGPRPALVLELPPYRVPGARNVASAVWRRVKSFLVDAGTIILAITIVLWGLLSYPTNDAVTARFDGLRADAAEALSGDALAERLGALDAREAEAQLPHSAAGKLGHAIEPVIAPLGFDWRIGVGLIGSFAAREVLVSTLGIVWGIGEEEDEESVPLRDALRDARRDDGSLLFTPLSGFALMVFFVLAAQCMSTLAVIKRESGTWKWPLFMVVYMTALAYVGALITYQGGLLLGFS
- a CDS encoding ferrous iron transport protein A, coding for MNDQGPTLADLPVGAEATVVDVACPRGVARRLMEMGLLPGTRVRVVRVAPLGDPIELRLRGYSLSIRRREAAGVRLGDVREAAAVAAAEAIS